A segment of the Sphingomonas kaistensis genome:
CCGCGATGCTCGCGTCATCGAGGATCGCGCCCAATGCGTTGGGGCTGATCACGTCGGCTTCGGTCGACAGGATGGTGGCGGCGTCGCCGACCTGCCCGCCGACTTCCCGCGCCAGGCTTTCGGCCTTGGCGGTGTCGACATCGGCGATGGTCAGCCGGGCGCCCTCTTCCGCGGCGCGGCGCGCAACGCCGCTCGCCACGCTGCCGGCGCCCTGAAGCGCGATGTGCAGGCCCGACAGGCTGTCGCGGCCAAGCGCGCGGCGAACCGCCGCTTTGATCCCGAGGAACACGCCGAGCGAGGTGTGCGGCCCCGGATCGCCGCCAACCGCGCCGGCCTCAACCGGCAGCCCGGCGACATGCCGCGTCTCGCGGCGCACGGCCTGCATGTCGGACACGTTGATGCCGACATCTTCAGCCGTGACATAGCGCCCACCAAGCATCTCCACCGCGCGGCCGAAGGCGGCCAGCATCGCAGGGGTCTTGGTGCGCTTGTCATCGGCGAGGATGACGGCCTTGCCGCCCCCCAGCGGAAGCCCGGCCATCGCATTCTTGTAGCTCATCCCGCGCGACAGGCGCAGCGCATCGGTCAGCGCCTCCTCGTCCTTGGCATAATGCCAGAATCGGCTGCCGCCCGCCGCCGGGCCGAGGTGCGTGCTGTGCATCGCGATGATCGCCCGGAGCCCGCTCGCAGGATCGGAAACATGGGTCACGGCCTCGTGCCCGTCGAAGTCGGGCAGGCTCCACAAGTCGGTCATGGGCGGGGATGATTCCGGATCGCTGAAGGAAAGGATGATGGGGCGATCGACGGGGCTCGAACCCGCGACCCTCGGCACCACAAGCCGATGCTCTAACCAACTGAGCTACGATCGCCACTACCGTGCCCGGCCATTATCAAAAACGGCTTGGCACGGCGCGTCAGCCCCTTAAGGGGGGCGGCTCCCCGATGCAAGCAAGACTATAGTTGATGCCTGAACCCTCGCCGCACGCGACCCTGGTCAAGTTCGGATACCCCCGCACCCTCCTCCACCAGGGGAGCCACTGGGCCGTCCTGGTGCGTCCTGCGCAACCGACGCTGGGCAGTTTGATCCTGTGTGCGATGGGCGAGGAAACCAGCTATGGCGACCTTTCCCGCGAGGCGATTATCGAGCAGGGAGAACTGGTTACTTGCATCGAGCGGGTGCTTCGCCAGTTCAGCGATTATGAGCGGATCAATTATCTCATGCTGATGATGGTCGATCCCCACGTGCATTTTCATGTTCTCCCCCGCTATGCAAGAGAACGAATTTTCCAGGAGCAATCCTTTCCCGACCGGGGCTGGCCGGCCTTGCCCGACCTTGGCAGCACGCAAGCTGCGACAGAAGCTCTTGTTCATGCCCTCCGTGATAGCTGGAGGTCGATCATCCATGCAGAAGGTGAAAATTAACCTGTGTTAATCGACTTGCACGTTCAGAACCGAAGCGCGATATTCCTCCTTGCAGGGGAGGAAAGGTGACGAACACGATGACCAAGCGCTCCAGAGGAGCCGCCGGCGGCGACGTCCCGCTCGGAGAAGCCCTGCTGAAGGCTGGCCTCGAGCCTCACCTTGCGGCCGTGCTCGAGGAGATGCCGAGCAAGTCGGTCGAGGTCGACCCGCGCCGTCCCTTCCGGGAAGCGGGATCCGACCGCAACGAGGTCTTTTTCGTCGAGAGCGGCATCCTCGCCAAGTATAAGGCGGATGGAACCGGTCGGCGCCAGATCATTTCCCTGCGCTTCGCAGGCGATGGCATCCTGCCCGGCGACACCGCGGCCGATTACGGCATCCAGGCCATCGTGCGGAGCCGCGTCCTGGTGGTCCAGCAGCGCGATTTCGACCCGGTGGTCGATGCCAATCCGGAGCTTGCCCGGTTTTTCTGGAAGTTAACGCAGCGCCACGCCTCGATCGGCTATGAGTGGCTGCTCAATTGCGGACGACGCGATTCGACGGCTCGGGTGGTTCACCTGCTGTGCGAACTCGCCGAACGCAGCGGAGTGGATCCGGCACAGCACCGGCTGACCAATCCGTTCACCCAGCAGCAGATTGCGGACATCACCGGTCAGACCAGCGTCAACGTCAACCGCGTATTCGCCGATCTCGAGCGCCAGGGACTGATCCGCCGTGAGGGGCGCGACATCCTGTTCGACGATTGGGACGAGATCCGCCGGGTCGCCAGCTTCAGCGCGGCCTATCTGCAGTAGGAGGAGGAGGCGTGGTGGGCGCGGCAGGGATTGAACCTGCGACCCCACCCGTGTGAAGGGTGTGCTCTACCACTGAGCTACGCGCCCACGCCTGATGGGAGGGGCGGTTAGCGAAGCCTCCGCACCCTGTCCAGCGTGATTACTGCACTGCTTCCTTGAGAAGCTTGCCGGCGCGGAATTTCGGCTGCGCCGTGCTGTCGATCTGGAGCGGTTCGCCGGTGCGCGGATTGCGCCCCACCGACGCCTTGCGCCGCGTCACCACGAAATTGCCAAAGCCGACCAGCCGCACTTCGTCGCCGCGGCTGAGGGCATCGGTGATCACCTCGAGCATGGTTTCGACCGCCCGGGCGGCGTCCATCCGGTTGAGGCCCGCTCGATCGGCGACCTGCCCGATCAGATCCTGCTTGTTCATAAACCTTCCTCTCTCGCGGCATCACTTCGCCGCGAGTACAAATGAATGTGGCCCCTAGGTGCCGATGCCAATGCGAAAGCGCTAGTGGCGAAGCGCCGAAGAGGCTTGCGGCTGCGTTGGCGCGACCGGCTCGGCGGCATGCTCGTCCGCTTCGCTCCATTCGATCGGCTCGAGCTTGGAACTGAGCGCCCGCGCAAGCACCTCGTCGACATGCGACACCGGGACGATGGTCAGGGCATCGCGCAGCTTGGCCGGAAGCTCCGCCAGGTCCTTTTCATTCTCCTGCGGAATGAGGACGGTGGTGATTCCGCCGCGAAGGGCAGCCAGCAGCTTCTCTTTGAGGCCGCCGATCGGCAACACGCGTCCGCGCAGGGTGACTTCCCCGGTCATCGCGACATCGCGGCGCACCGGGACCCCGGTCAGGGTCGAGATCAGCGCCGTCACCATGCCGATACCCGCCGACGGCCCGTCCTTGGGCACCGCGCCTTCGGGCAGATGGACGTGGACGTCCTTCTTGGCGAAGACGCTCGGCTTGACCCCGTAAGCGGGGCTGCGTGCCTTGACGAAGCTCCACGCCGCCTGGACGCTCTCGGTCATCACCTCGCCAAGCTTGCCGGTGGTCCTGATCTGCCCCTTGCCGGGAACGGTCACCGCTTCGATGGTCAGTAGTTCGCCGCCGACCTCGGTCCAGGCCAGCCCGGTCACCGCGCCGATCTGATCCTCATCCTCGCCGACCCCGAAGCGATACCGCTTCACGCCCAGGAAGTCGTTGAGGTTCTCTGCGGTGACGACCACGCTGGTCGCCTTGCCTTCGAGGATCTGGCGCAGCGCCTTGCGGGCGATCTTGGCCAGTTCCCGCTCGAGGGTCCGGACGCCGGCCTCGCGGGTGTAGTAGCGCAGCACGCCGCGCAGGCCGTCGTCGGCGATCGTCAGTTCACCTTCCTTCAGCCCGTGCGCTTCAAGCTGCTTGGGAATGAGGTGGCGGTTGGCGATCTCGACCTTCTCGTCCTCGGTGTAGCCCTCGAGCCGGATGATCTCCATCCGGTCCAGCAACGGTTGCGGCATGTCGAGGCTGTTCGCGGTGGTCACGAACATGATGTCGGACAGGTCGTAATCGAGTTCGAGGTAATGGTCCTGGAACTTGCTGTTCTGCTCGGGATCGAGAACCTCCAGCAGCGCCGAGGCCGGATCGCCGCGGAAATCCTGACCCAGCTTGTCGATCTCGTCGAGCAGGAACAACGGGTTGGACGTCCCCGCCTTCTTGAGGTTCGAAACGATCTTGCCCGGCAGCGAGCCGATGTAGGTCCGGCGGTGCCCGCGGATCTCGGCTTCGTCACGCACGCCGCCAAGGCTCTGGCGAACGAATTCGCGCCCGCAGGCCTTGGCAATCGAGCGTCCGAGCGAGGTCTTGCCGACGCCCGGCGGACCGACGAGGCAAAGGATCGGGCCCTTCAGCTTGTTGGTTCGGGCCTGCACCGCGAGATATTCGACGATCCGGTCCTTGACCTTCTCAAGCCCGTAATGGTCGTCGTCGAGCACCTTTTCGGCGACCACGATGTCCTTGTTGAGCTTGCTCTTCTTGCCCCACGGAAGGCCCAGCAGCACGTCGAGATAGTTACGCGCGACGGTCGCCTCGGCGCTCATCGGCGCCATCGCCTTCAATTTCTTCAGCTCGGCGGTGGCCTTGACCCGAGCCTCCTTGCTG
Coding sequences within it:
- a CDS encoding HU family DNA-binding protein yields the protein MNKQDLIGQVADRAGLNRMDAARAVETMLEVITDALSRGDEVRLVGFGNFVVTRRKASVGRNPRTGEPLQIDSTAQPKFRAGKLLKEAVQ
- a CDS encoding Glu/Leu/Phe/Val family dehydrogenase; protein product: MTDLWSLPDFDGHEAVTHVSDPASGLRAIIAMHSTHLGPAAGGSRFWHYAKDEEALTDALRLSRGMSYKNAMAGLPLGGGKAVILADDKRTKTPAMLAAFGRAVEMLGGRYVTAEDVGINVSDMQAVRRETRHVAGLPVEAGAVGGDPGPHTSLGVFLGIKAAVRRALGRDSLSGLHIALQGAGSVASGVARRAAEEGARLTIADVDTAKAESLAREVGGQVGDAATILSTEADVISPNALGAILDDASIAALRAPIVAGGANNQLARPEHGPALMARGILYAPDYVINAGGIINVSTEYLRDGDAEVVRSRIAGIPDRLEAIWSESVASGRDPASVADAMARKLIGRG
- a CDS encoding HIT family protein encodes the protein MPEPSPHATLVKFGYPRTLLHQGSHWAVLVRPAQPTLGSLILCAMGEETSYGDLSREAIIEQGELVTCIERVLRQFSDYERINYLMLMMVDPHVHFHVLPRYARERIFQEQSFPDRGWPALPDLGSTQAATEALVHALRDSWRSIIHAEGEN
- a CDS encoding helix-turn-helix domain-containing protein, which codes for MTNTMTKRSRGAAGGDVPLGEALLKAGLEPHLAAVLEEMPSKSVEVDPRRPFREAGSDRNEVFFVESGILAKYKADGTGRRQIISLRFAGDGILPGDTAADYGIQAIVRSRVLVVQQRDFDPVVDANPELARFFWKLTQRHASIGYEWLLNCGRRDSTARVVHLLCELAERSGVDPAQHRLTNPFTQQQIADITGQTSVNVNRVFADLERQGLIRREGRDILFDDWDEIRRVASFSAAYLQ
- the lon gene encoding endopeptidase La, with product MTTLTLPILPLRDIVVFPKRIVPLFVGREKSVAALEAAMGEDKQIFLVAQLDPSEDDPDRDALYDLGVIATAMQLLKLPDGTVRVLVEGVKRARLISLSNEEGHLTAQIEEVEEEAAEGPEAQALMRSVLEQFDNYAKLNKRLPAETGVQLAEIEEASVLADAVASNLSVKVADKQALLGELNPARRLEMVFAFMEGELGVLQVEKKIRSRVKRQMEKTQREYYLNEQLKAIQRELGNESEDGGDELAELAAKIRKTRLSKEARVKATAELKKLKAMAPMSAEATVARNYLDVLLGLPWGKKSKLNKDIVVAEKVLDDDHYGLEKVKDRIVEYLAVQARTNKLKGPILCLVGPPGVGKTSLGRSIAKACGREFVRQSLGGVRDEAEIRGHRRTYIGSLPGKIVSNLKKAGTSNPLFLLDEIDKLGQDFRGDPASALLEVLDPEQNSKFQDHYLELDYDLSDIMFVTTANSLDMPQPLLDRMEIIRLEGYTEDEKVEIANRHLIPKQLEAHGLKEGELTIADDGLRGVLRYYTREAGVRTLERELAKIARKALRQILEGKATSVVVTAENLNDFLGVKRYRFGVGEDEDQIGAVTGLAWTEVGGELLTIEAVTVPGKGQIRTTGKLGEVMTESVQAAWSFVKARSPAYGVKPSVFAKKDVHVHLPEGAVPKDGPSAGIGMVTALISTLTGVPVRRDVAMTGEVTLRGRVLPIGGLKEKLLAALRGGITTVLIPQENEKDLAELPAKLRDALTIVPVSHVDEVLARALSSKLEPIEWSEADEHAAEPVAPTQPQASSALRH